AGAGTGCCAGCAAGTGGGATTAGTGTGCAGTAAACTTGATGGTGAAAACCATATACAAGTACTTGGTGGTAGCGGCCATTATGAAAGTTACTTTGGCGAAAAGCTTGTTAATGTAGACAGTGTTGCATTTGCTCAAGTTGAACAGTGTTTTGAAACAGCAAAGCATACTCAATCCGATTCGAGTGTCACTTTTATTGTAAAAAGTAAGCACCGCCAAGCTGCTATTTATTTAGAGTGTGAGCATAAACCGAGTGATGCACAACTGCAATTTGCAGAGATTTTTCTTACTAATGTGAGTGTAGCTCTTGATAACGTTAGGTTGTTTGTAAAACTAAGAGATGCAGCCTACAAAGATGTACTCACTGGTATTTCCAACCGTACTAATTTTATTGAGCGGGTGGTGCGTTATCAAAAACCACATGTGAATGACTACGTTTTTGTATTAATTGATGTGATTGGTTTTGCCGATATTAACAATGGCTTAGGGCAAGAAATTGGCAACCACTTATTAATTGGAATTGTGAAAAGGCTTAAAGATGCTTACCCAGATGCAAAATTGCTATCACGTATAGGGGCTGATGTATTTGGCTTTATTATTCGTCAAACTGAATTTAATGTTGAGCAATTTAATGAGGTACTCAGCAAACCTTTTAGTGCGGGTGAGCATCTTTTGCCAATCGATTTTAGAATTGGTTTGTGTCAGCAACAAGATTTTCAGAGCACAGGGTTAGATACACTCAAAGTGGCATATATTGCCTTAAACCAAGCTAAAAAGCTTAAAAGCAAAGAAGGTGTTTATTACGATATTGATATGCAAGACAAAATGGCTTGGCGCTTAGGTATTATTAGGCAGTTACGCCATGACTTTGCCAGAGAAAAGTTACAGGTTTGGTACCAACCCCAGCTTGCACTCGATGATTTATCGTTAATTGGCTGTGAGGCCTTATTACGTTGGCCTTCAGAGGATGGCTCGTTTATATCTCCAGCTGTATTTGTACCATTAGCAGAGGATGCTGGTTTAATTGTTGATATTGGCCAATGGGTGTTAGAACAAGCATGTCAGCAGCAAAAACGTTTAGAGGCGCTGGGTGAAGAAATTTGTATAGCTGTAAATGTATCTGTGCCGCAATTTAAGGTGAAAGGCTACGCGACAACAGTAAAAAACACCTTACAAAAGTACGATGTTAAACCGTGCAACATAGAGTTGGAAGTGACTGAAAGTGTAGTCATGGATGAATTAGAAACTGTAATTAATACTTTAAAAGAGTTAAAGGAATTAGGCGTAGAAGTGGCGATTGATGATTTTGGAACGGGCTTTTCTTCATTAAGTTATTTACAAAGCTTGCCACTCGATAGGCTAAAAATAGACCGTGCATTTGTAAAAGACCTACCCGATAACGACACAGGTGCCATTGCTGCTTTGGTCGTGTCGCTTGGTGCTAAACTAGGACTAAAAACAATTGCCGAAGGTGTAGAAACACAACAGCAGGCAGAGTTTTTGAAAAACTTAGGGTGTGATGAAGTACAAGGTTTTATGTACGCTAAGCCAATGCCTGAGCAAGAACTTTTAGAGTTTATTAAGGAACGAAATAAAAAAACTTAATATAAACAGACCACATTTTAGCAAGGTGCGATATAGGCAGGTAATGTTGTATAAATAAGCAATATATTAGGATATAATTCGCGCCTTTTGTTATTTAACGGCCAATACTATGAGCTCCCTTAAAGCTGAACGCGCGCTATTTTCGTACCCCAAATATTGGGCTGAATGTTATGGTACCGCCCCATTTTTACCTACCACTCGCGAAGAAATGGACGCTCTTGGCTGGGATAGCTGCGACATTATAATAATTAGCGGCGATGCCTATGTTGATCACCCTAGTTTTGGTATGGCAGTTATTGGCCGTGTACTTGAAGCACAAGGCTTTAGAGTCGGGATAATTGCTCAACCAGATTGGCAATCAAAAGATGCCTTTATGGGGCTTGGTAAACCAAACTTATTTTTTGGTGTAACAGCCGGCAACATGGATTCGATGATTAACCGCTACACGGCTGAAAAGCGCATGCGCCATGACGATGCCTATACACCAGGTAATGTAGGCGGAAAGCGTCCCGACCGAGCGGTGATGATTTATTCTCAGCGCTTACGCGAAGCCTACAAAGGCGTACCTATTGTTATTGGTGGTATTGAAGCAAGCTTGCGCCGTATTGCTCATTACGACTACTGGCAAGAAAAAGTACGCCGTAGTATTTTATTTGACTCTAAAGCCGACATTCTTATTTATGGTAATGCAGAGCGTCCGCTGGTGGAAGTGGCTCACCGTATTGCTGCCGGTGAGACTATGGATACCATTCAGGATATTCGGGGTACCGCGGTTATTCGTAAAGAGCCAATACCGGGCTGGCGCGGAAGTGATTCAACAGCGATTGATAAAATAGGAAAAATTGATCCTATTCCAAACCCTTACGGCGCTGATGATGTTGGGTGTAGTAAATCAGAGTTTAAACAAGCCGGTATCGATTTAAAAGCAGAAGCTGCAAAGCCTATTACTATTCAGCCTGCGCGTCCTAAACCGTGGGAAAAAACCTACGTTAAACTCCCTGCATTTGAGCAAGTAAGTGTTAATAAGCCTTTGTACGCCCACGCATCACGAATTTTACATCAAGAGACCAACCCAGGTTGTGCTCGTGCGTTATTTCAGCGTCATGGCGATCGCTCTATCTGGGTTAACCCGCCGGCCTTTCCGCTGGAAACTCATGAAATGGATGATGTATTTGGTTTACCTTATCAGCGTATACCGCATCCAAGTTATGGTGATGCGAAAATACCCGCCTACGACATGATCAAAACGTCAGTTAATATTATGCGTGGTTGTTTTGGTGGTTGTTCGTTTTGCTCTATAACTGAACATGAAGGGCGTATTATTCAAAGTCGCTCACAAGAGTCGATTATCGACGAAATAGAACAAATTAGAGATAAAGTACCTGGGTTTACCGGTGTTATTTCTGATTTAGGTGGTCCAACGGCCAACATGTATAAATTGCGCTGTACGAGTAAAAAGGCAGAAAGTACCTGTAGGCGACTCTCATGTGTTTACCCTGATATATGTAAGCACATGGACACAGATCATACACCTACTATCGATTTGTACAAAAAGGCCCGTGAAGTCAAAGGCATTAAAAAGATTTTAATTGCCTCAGGCGTTCGTTACGATTTAGCTGTTCAAGACCCTCGTTATGTAAAAGAGTTGGTGACACATCATGTGGGTGGCTATTTAAAAATTGCCCCTGAGCACACAGAAGATGGTCCTTTGTCTAAAATGATGAAGCCAGGTATGGGTGCTTACGATCAATTTAAAGAACTATTTGATAAGTACTCAAAAGAAGCCGGTAAAAAGCAGTATTTAATACCATACTTTATTTCAGCGCACCCAGGTACCAAAGACGAAGACATGGTTAACATGGCATTGTGGCTTAAATCTAACGATTTTAAATTGGATCAAGTGCAAAACTTTTACCCGTCGCCTATGGCCAATGCAACCACTATTTACCATACAGAAATGAACTCGTTGCGGAATATTAAAAACAACAAAGAGCAAGTGCCAGTACCAAAAGGAGCACGCCAACGTCGCCTACACAAAGCAATATTGCGTTATCACGATCCATCAGGATGGCCAATGATCCGCGAAGCACTGCGTAGTATGGGGAAAGCTAATTTAATTGGTAAAGGCCCTAGTTGCTTGGTACCCGAAGAAGGGCGAGATGAAAAAAGCAAAGGCGGTAATAAAGGTAAAGGTGGGCGTCTTGCACTAACGCGCCATACTGGCTTTAGCCAATTTAAAAAGGCTAACACTAAGCCTAAAGTAGGTGGGAATCGCCAACGTGCTTCTCGGTAAGCGTTAAAATAAACAAATAAAAAACCCGATACTGTTACTCAGTATCGGGTTTTTTATTGGGTTAATTTACTGCTATTAGGTGTGCATTACACCTTAAAGTTTTCTACCGATATTCTTAGCTCTTCAGCAAGTTTGGCTACTTCTGAGCTTGAAATGTTTGTTTGATTTGCACCCTCAGCCGTTTGCTCGGCTATAGCCACAATTGACTCTAAACGTTCACTAATTTCTTGTGATACTTGTTGCTGCTCTTGCGCTGCGGTAGATATTTCTTCGCTTACGTCGTGTGCTTGCGATACTGCGAGCGTAATTGAGTCTAATGCGCTGCTTGCTAGGTCGCTTTGCTCAACACACGATACCGCTTGCTGCTTACCTTTATCCATTGCTGTTACAGCCGCTTCTGCGCCACTTTGAAGCGATTCAATCATAGATTGTATCTCTTGGGTCGACTCTTGCGTTTTGCTTGCCAGTGAGCGTACTTCATCCGCTACTACCGCAAAACCTCGGCCATATTCACCTGCACGTGCCGCTTCAATTGCAGCGTTGAGTGCTAATAGGTTGGTTTGCTCTGCAATGCCGCGTATTACATCTAAAATACTGCCTATAGATGCACTGTCTTGATGAAGTTTATTAATAACACCGGCTGCATCGTCAACCTCGCGAGCAAGTTGCTCAATAGTCGCTTTATTTTGATGAGAAATACCTTTTACACGTTCAGCTTCTTTATCGGCATTTTTAATTTCGTTTAGTGCTTGTTGTGCGCTATTACTTACTGTTTGCGACGTGCTGCTCATTTCGGTTGTCGCTGTGGCTGCTTGCTCTACTTGTGCTTGTTGGTTACGGATAGCTTGGCTTGATTCACCGGTAATGGCCGATGTTTGCTCAGACGCTGCTGCTAATTGAGTTGAGCGTGAAATAATACCCTTAATTAAGCTACGTAAGCTGTCTATTAAAGTGTTACAGCTTTTTGACAGCTCGCCAAATTCATCTTTTGCAGAGTCATCTAAGCGTTGGGTCATATCACCGCTGGCGACAATATCTAAAATACGATTAACTTCAGCCAGTGGCTTAGTGATTCTATTTACAGTAAGGATCGCGATAGCAATTGCTATTATCGTTGCGATGATCATACCTGCCCATGTCCATAAATTTGCTGAGTCTACATCTTTGCGTACACCTTCTTGCAGTTTATATGCAACAGTACTTGCCTGCGTCACTAAATCATCAATTTGCGACAGTGCCATCGCGGTAGCTTGCTCTGATTGGGCAAGTTCCTTTTCGGTAAGAGCAATGGCATCAATTAGGCGTTGTTTATTGGCTACTAAGCTATTATTGCCGTTGATATTTTCTATCAGCGTATCAACGTATTCTTGTAAATCACTATATAAATCGTTGTTATCTTGCTCTATGGCTGGTTTGATTAAAGCTAAGGTACGAATTACCTCTTCCAGATAGTAAGCTTGTTCATTTTTAACAATATCTAATGTGTTTGTTGTTTTCACCGTTAGCATATCGGTACTGTTACTTACCACCGACATAAAATTGTTTTCTAAGTTATTGGCTGCTTGATAGGCGCGCGGGTGATTTTGCTCAAAGTTATCAATATCAGTAATATCAAGTACCACAGAATTGGCATCTTCCGCTGCAATTTCTATTGTTTCTAGTTGCGCTGTGAGAGTTTTATTAAGCGCCAGTTGTTTATCTTTATCAGCTAATAAGTTTTCTACTGTGCTTAAAAAGCTTAAGTAGGTTTTTTCTACAGCTTGGCTTTTTTGACTAAGTGATGCATCGTCTTTAACGACGCGTTGTAAGTCGGCGTGCAGTGAATTGAATTTGTCTTTTTGCTCAAGTACTTTTTGTTTTATAGGAGTGAGCTGTGCGCTTGAGGTGGTATAAAAACTAGCTTGCGCTGCTTTACTCATTAAAATAAATTCAGCTTGTAGTTCTGAGCTTTTATTTAGCGCGGGCAGTGATAACTGATTTACCTGCTGGGTAGAACGGTCAATGCTCGCAATTTTTATTAAAGAGTTACCACCAATGATTATGAGTAATAAGGTGATAAATATAAAACCGCACCAAATACGTTGGCTTACTGTCAGATTCATATGGATTTCCATTTAAAGTACTTCAATCACATCTTATCGGCTTGCTAACCAATAAGTTAAGCAATTAATATCTATTAATTTAAATTTAACATATGTAGTGGGGTTTTACAGTTTATTTAGATAAAAGCGTGGATTTTTCTACTATTTTTTGCTTAGTTTGCAAGTCTATCATTGTTAAAGCGCCGCCCCATACGCACCCTGTATCAAGCGCAT
The genomic region above belongs to Pseudoalteromonas sp. MM1 and contains:
- a CDS encoding methyl-accepting chemotaxis protein yields the protein MNLTVSQRIWCGFIFITLLLIIIGGNSLIKIASIDRSTQQVNQLSLPALNKSSELQAEFILMSKAAQASFYTTSSAQLTPIKQKVLEQKDKFNSLHADLQRVVKDDASLSQKSQAVEKTYLSFLSTVENLLADKDKQLALNKTLTAQLETIEIAAEDANSVVLDITDIDNFEQNHPRAYQAANNLENNFMSVVSNSTDMLTVKTTNTLDIVKNEQAYYLEEVIRTLALIKPAIEQDNNDLYSDLQEYVDTLIENINGNNSLVANKQRLIDAIALTEKELAQSEQATAMALSQIDDLVTQASTVAYKLQEGVRKDVDSANLWTWAGMIIATIIAIAIAILTVNRITKPLAEVNRILDIVASGDMTQRLDDSAKDEFGELSKSCNTLIDSLRSLIKGIISRSTQLAAASEQTSAITGESSQAIRNQQAQVEQAATATTEMSSTSQTVSNSAQQALNEIKNADKEAERVKGISHQNKATIEQLAREVDDAAGVINKLHQDSASIGSILDVIRGIAEQTNLLALNAAIEAARAGEYGRGFAVVADEVRSLASKTQESTQEIQSMIESLQSGAEAAVTAMDKGKQQAVSCVEQSDLASSALDSITLAVSQAHDVSEEISTAAQEQQQVSQEISERLESIVAIAEQTAEGANQTNISSSEVAKLAEELRISVENFKV
- a CDS encoding EAL domain-containing protein, whose amino-acid sequence is MSSEQSDFLFLAPDTEEEIRPELADFWDVLIVDDDPEIHSVTKLALSGVEFWGAGLRFHDAYSGEEAIEILKNNKTISVIFLDVVMESDDAGLQVVKRVREELDNQHVRIILRTGQAGNTPEEKVIREYDINDYKTKTELTRSKLVTSLITAIRSYEQVCKLEYQSDAMNTIVSASKSILGLTDIKVLCKEIIKHLGIILECQQVGLVCSKLDGENHIQVLGGSGHYESYFGEKLVNVDSVAFAQVEQCFETAKHTQSDSSVTFIVKSKHRQAAIYLECEHKPSDAQLQFAEIFLTNVSVALDNVRLFVKLRDAAYKDVLTGISNRTNFIERVVRYQKPHVNDYVFVLIDVIGFADINNGLGQEIGNHLLIGIVKRLKDAYPDAKLLSRIGADVFGFIIRQTEFNVEQFNEVLSKPFSAGEHLLPIDFRIGLCQQQDFQSTGLDTLKVAYIALNQAKKLKSKEGVYYDIDMQDKMAWRLGIIRQLRHDFAREKLQVWYQPQLALDDLSLIGCEALLRWPSEDGSFISPAVFVPLAEDAGLIVDIGQWVLEQACQQQKRLEALGEEICIAVNVSVPQFKVKGYATTVKNTLQKYDVKPCNIELEVTESVVMDELETVINTLKELKELGVEVAIDDFGTGFSSLSYLQSLPLDRLKIDRAFVKDLPDNDTGAIAALVVSLGAKLGLKTIAEGVETQQQAEFLKNLGCDEVQGFMYAKPMPEQELLEFIKERNKKT
- a CDS encoding YgiQ family radical SAM protein — translated: MSSLKAERALFSYPKYWAECYGTAPFLPTTREEMDALGWDSCDIIIISGDAYVDHPSFGMAVIGRVLEAQGFRVGIIAQPDWQSKDAFMGLGKPNLFFGVTAGNMDSMINRYTAEKRMRHDDAYTPGNVGGKRPDRAVMIYSQRLREAYKGVPIVIGGIEASLRRIAHYDYWQEKVRRSILFDSKADILIYGNAERPLVEVAHRIAAGETMDTIQDIRGTAVIRKEPIPGWRGSDSTAIDKIGKIDPIPNPYGADDVGCSKSEFKQAGIDLKAEAAKPITIQPARPKPWEKTYVKLPAFEQVSVNKPLYAHASRILHQETNPGCARALFQRHGDRSIWVNPPAFPLETHEMDDVFGLPYQRIPHPSYGDAKIPAYDMIKTSVNIMRGCFGGCSFCSITEHEGRIIQSRSQESIIDEIEQIRDKVPGFTGVISDLGGPTANMYKLRCTSKKAESTCRRLSCVYPDICKHMDTDHTPTIDLYKKAREVKGIKKILIASGVRYDLAVQDPRYVKELVTHHVGGYLKIAPEHTEDGPLSKMMKPGMGAYDQFKELFDKYSKEAGKKQYLIPYFISAHPGTKDEDMVNMALWLKSNDFKLDQVQNFYPSPMANATTIYHTEMNSLRNIKNNKEQVPVPKGARQRRLHKAILRYHDPSGWPMIREALRSMGKANLIGKGPSCLVPEEGRDEKSKGGNKGKGGRLALTRHTGFSQFKKANTKPKVGGNRQRASR